A single region of the Mercenaria mercenaria strain notata chromosome 6, MADL_Memer_1, whole genome shotgun sequence genome encodes:
- the LOC128558018 gene encoding meckelin-like yields the protein MREQEDMELFTRFFLVDNIGTISAAGDQAQMVRYAKSIRIDVQLQTDTTQGIIYPPALQIEYGTVSLADAQAGGEVDVSFTVDYTYSDTSYRRDFQIAVGTLSTLGVIYAGYRTWVWSKRSGRPSIDFPTIANFFFFCAGTLANVFFVITFGMAFYWFIFFKRQSVVYLVHPTDKQLRDWLGLFGAAFALKFLEVAHMIFMQCSIDVFFIDWERSRGVVSNSAETTKTKEVPVSIWRTYFVANEWNEIQAVRKINKTFQVWAAVFFLVVVGFENTATKDPDGSVTKDSNAYKAEYSRVYRYAVAVLVYVVIGVLQWIFFTFIYERFFEDKVRQFVDLCSMSNISVFVMAHAQYGHYIHGRSVHGKADTNMKEMAELMKKEEEDMCGQRGLLPNTEQQTFVMALPKRLRLRYEAVLLPAQLESAAAATRAEAGRGGRLSGSAMEKQVEAYATINRFFAAFIDRSLRDIDYVIKDKTFLESIMDTEFDDTSETGVFYNDDGHSFDNVLFYGHEMTLLLFDVLTFCISDLIFTNYVIAGVITYLLSECVCTARDGGGQKNLAKKTLVDERFLI from the exons GTGATCAAGCACAGATGGTGAGATATGCGAAGAGTATACGTATAGATGTACAGCTTCAGACAGATACTACACAGGGTATAATCTACCCTCCGGCTCTACAGATAGAGTATGGCACTGTGTCACTGGCAGATGCTCAAGCTGGAGGAGAAGTTGAC GTTTCATTTACGGTAGATTACACATACTCAGACACTAGCTACCGCAGAGATTTTCAGATTGCTGTTGGAACCCTCAGTACTTTAGGAGTGATTTATGCTGGATACCGTACCTGGGTGTGGTCAAAGCGATCTGGACGACCAAGTATTGACTTTCCAACCATTGCCAACTTCTTCTTCTTTTGTGCTGGTACCTTGGCCAATGTTTTCTTTGTCATTACATTTGGAATGGCTTTCTATTGGTTCATTTTCTTCAAG AGACAGAGTGTTGTTTACCTGGTACATCCAACAGACAAACAGTTACGAGACTGGTTGGGTCTGTTTGGGGCGGCATTTGCCCTAAAGTTCCTTGAGGTGGCTCATATGATATTCATGCAGTGTAGCATAGATGTGTTTTTTATTGACTGGGAGAGATCTCGAGGTGTAGTCAGTAACTCAGCTGAAACTACAAAAACAAAAGAG GTACCAGTGTCAATATGGAGGACATATTTTGTTGCCAATGAATGGAATGAAATCCAAGCTGTTCGCAAGATCAATAAGACATTTCAAGTTTGGGCTGCTGTATTCTTCCTTGTTGTTGTTGGTTTCGAGAACACAGCAACAAAAGATCCAGACGGGAGTGTAACAAAAGATAGCAATGCGTACAAGGCAGAATACAGCCGTGTATACAGATATGCTGTTGCAGTGCTTGTATATGTAGTTATAG GTGTGTTACAGTGGATCTTCTTCACGTTTATCTACGAGAGATTCTTTGAGGACAAGGTGCGTCAGTTTGTGGACCTTTGTTCTATGAGCAACATCAGTGTATTTGTGATGGCACATGCTCAGTATGGCCACTATATACATGGAAGATCTGTGCACGGAAAAGCTGATACCAACATGAAAGAGATGGCAGAACTCATGAAAAAGGAGGAG GAGGATATGTGTGGTCAGAGAGGGCTGTTACCAAACACAGAACAACAGACATTTGTGATGGCATTACCAAAAAGGTTGAGGCTCAGATATGAGGCTGTACTCCTACCTGCTCAACTTGAG aGTGCAGCAGCAGCAACCAGAGCTGAAGCAGGTCGAGGAGGAAGATTATCTGGGTCAGCCATGGAAAAACAAGTGGAAGCATATGCTACTATAAATAGATTCTTTGCAGCATTCATTGACAGA TCATTGAGAGATATAGACTATGTGATTAAAGACAAGACATTCCTAGAGAGCATCATGGATACAGAGTTTGATGATACATCAGAAACGGGGGTTTTCTATAATG ATGATGGTCATTCATTTGACAACGTGTTGTTCTATGGCCATGAGATGACATTGTTACTGTTTGATGTTCTCACATTCTGTATCAGTGATCTCATCTTCACAAATTATGTAATTGCTGGTGTCATAACATACCTTCTGTCTGAG